One window of the Chanodichthys erythropterus isolate Z2021 chromosome 2, ASM2448905v1, whole genome shotgun sequence genome contains the following:
- the gem gene encoding GTP-binding protein GEM: MTLLASMRRHSIRVQHHLHRWSICGTDGGQLLSDGFAHSDIGMSRSSSCSSASSDSALSTESPTPSSVGPFTVVLLGDNGVGKSALASIFAGASDSMGSECELYGGEVFEQTITVDGERATVTLLDMWDSQDEDSWTQERCLKTGDAFIIVYAITDRSSFLRASDLRIKLRREREADHTPIILVGNKCDLVRCREVSISEGRASAAVFDCKFIETSAAMQHNVWPLFEGIIRQLRLRRDSLEALTRRCSLQKRRESLPKKAKRFINKLIAKKNKQAAFKLKSKSCHDLMSL, from the exons ATGACCCTGCTGGCGAGCATGCGGCGCCACAGTATCCGCGTTCAGCATCACCTGCACCGGTGGAGCATCTGCGGGACGGACGGTGGGCAGCTGCTGAGCGATGGTTTCGCGCACTCTGACATCGGTATGTCCCGGTCCAGTTCCTGCTCGTCCGCCTCCTCAGACTCCGCTCTCTCAACCGAGTCTCCGACTCCATCTTCGGTCGGACCCTTCACTGTTGTCCTGCTCGGAGACAACGGCGTTGGGAAGTCCGCGCTCGCCAGTATATTCGCTGGGGCATCAGACAGCATGGGCAGCGAATGCGAGTTGTATGGAG GTGAAGTATTTGAGCAGACAATTACAGTAGACGGTGAGAGGGCCACCGTTACCCTACTCGACATGTGGGATTCGCAG GATGAGGACAGCTGGACGCAGGAGCGATGTTTGAAGACAGGAGATGCTTTCATTATAGTTTATGCCATAACAGATCGTTCAAGCTTCCTTCGCGCATCAGATCTTCGTATTAAGCTCCGGCGTGAACGTGAGGCTGACCACACTCCAATCATCCTGGTCGGCAATAAATGTGACCTGGTCCGCTGCCGAGAAGTGTCCATTAGTG AGGGTCGTGCATCTGCTGCTGTCTTTGACTGTAAGTTCATTGAGACTTCAGCAGCAATGCAACACAACGTCTGGCCGCTGTTTGAGGGCATCATCCGCCAGCTCCGTCTACGAAGAGACAGCTTGGAGGCCCTCACCAGGCGTTGTTCTCTTCAAAAGCGTCGGGAGAGTCTCCCAAAGAAAGCGAAGCGGTTCATTAACAAACTGATTGCTAAGAAGAACAAGCAAGCAGCTTTCAAACTCAAGTCTAAATCATGTCATGACCTGATGAGTCTGTAG